ccaaagtggaccaaagaagacataatggaccgaatatgactgaagtggactgaataagacttttgaatatttattatttttaatgcatttttagGACTcctatttctaatttctaatgtctaTTTTGTTTACActttttaactcaaaactaaagagtttaaccccaatttaataaaatttaatacttttcaacccaaaaaataaggaaaaaaaaaattgagctaAACTTCAAAAGGCAACCTATAAATTGACCAAGTGGACCGAAATAAACCTAATTGGACCAAttataaattgtttaatttttaggaagaataaattatacattatattacaattagaaaataattatttattctcacTATCGTGTAAGTCTGCGACTAGTTGAagtaaaaatcaagaaactaaattgaattttaagaaaagTGCTAACAGGAATTGTTTGCTTCTTTTAAAGAATCTTGTGCTCGGTAATATCCAGGAAGCtactttgtatttattttggaaAGCAGATGGAGGCATGGGGACAGTATTTATATCATGGATTGAGAGTGGAGACATTAGTAAAGGTAACCGtgtgatttttcaattttcacttCTCCAGGTGCTACTATTAAGTCGACTTTAAAAGTCTCAAGTGGTGGAGGTTGTTGTGATTTTGGAGTATTGGTTGGAACAGACACTGCACCCAAAAAGAGAGTATTAATTGGAACTTTATGAAGCTGGGCTGGTgcctaaataaaaagaaagggagagatGTGAATTCACCaactttttcttctcaaaaataattcaatCCGCGTATACTATAGACTATAGTACgaaaatattaatgatattGATTTGGTAGTGCTATCTTGACAGCTAATTTTTACACTTTCTTAGAGGCAACAACTGTCTACAGCTGACTGGATCTTCCCATgcattttcctttacttttggATACATGTCTTAATTAGTAACCTGTCTACTATGTCCTTACTATAAATACCAATCCAAGTTCCTAAGCATACTCATCCTTCACTTCCAAACCtcatatacacatacataaaatactactactactactatttgCTTACCACCCCTACAAATACTCCATGGCTTCtccttccacttcttcaaatGTTAAATTGATGCTTCTTCTGCCTATTCTTGTTAGTTATTTGATAGTTGCTACTGTTGGCAACTTGAACCAAAACTTTGACATTACATGGGGAGATGGCCGGGCTAACATACTCAACAATGGTGAGCTTCTTACTCTCAAACTTGACAAAGCCTCTGGCTCAGGATTCCAATCCAAGAATGAGTACCTCTTTGGAAAGATAGATATGCAGCTCAAGCTAGTTCCTGGAAACTCTGCTGGCACTGTTACTGCCTACTATGTAAGTTTTCTTGTAGACTCAGTATTATCGAAAACCATATATCAACACAAATTTATGTTCATTTACTAATATTTAACCCTTTGAATGTTTGTGTTTACATACAGTTATCTTCTAAAGGATCAacatgggatgagatagacttTGAGTTCTTGGGAAATCTTAGCGGTGATCCTTACATCCTTCACACTAATGTCTTCAGCCAAGGAAAAGGCAACAGAGAGCAACAGTTCTATCTCTGGTTTGACCCAACAGCAGATTTTCATACCTATTCCATCCTTTGGAATCCCCAGCGCATTATGTAAGCTCTCCTTCTACCTATTCATTTTCCCATGAGTAATACTATAGACAGCATTTTCAAAACGAATAACATGGCCTGCCTGCTGTGATTGGATTAAGTCACTTTCACTTGAATCCACACTACTGAGTAAATCACACCAGGCCATATTatcaattgtgaaaaatgttgtctcttgactaattattttctaatacatgagttgtctttttgtttcctttccAGTGTACAGTCTTACATTTTTAAACTGTTATTCAGATACTCTGTGGATGGCACTCCCATTAG
This genomic stretch from Quercus lobata isolate SW786 chromosome 3, ValleyOak3.0 Primary Assembly, whole genome shotgun sequence harbors:
- the LOC115982196 gene encoding probable xyloglucan endotransglucosylase/hydrolase protein 23 isoform X2 — encoded protein: MASPSTSSNVKLMLLLPILVSYLIVATVGNLNQNFDITWGDGRANILNNGELLTLKLDKASGSGFQSKNEYLFGKIDMQLKLVPGNSAGTVTAYYLSSKGSTWDEIDFEFLGNLSGDPYILHTNVFSQGKGNREQQFYLWFDPTADFHTYSILWNPQRIIYSVDGTPIREFKNSESIGVPFPKNQPMKIYSSLWNADDWATRGGLVKTDWSQAPFTASYRNFKADACTWSSGASSCSSTTPSPSNNSSSWLSQELDSASQERLKWVQKNYMIYNYCSDTKRFPQGLPPECSA
- the LOC115982196 gene encoding probable xyloglucan endotransglucosylase/hydrolase protein 23 isoform X1, with translation MASPSTSSNVKLMLLLPILVSYLIVATVGNLNQNFDITWGDGRANILNNGELLTLKLDKASGSGFQSKNEYLFGKIDMQLKLVPGNSAGTVTAYYLSSKGSTWDEIDFEFLGNLSGDPYILHTNVFSQGKGNREQQFYLWFDPTADFHTYSILWNPQRIIVQSYIFKLLFRYSVDGTPIREFKNSESIGVPFPKNQPMKIYSSLWNADDWATRGGLVKTDWSQAPFTASYRNFKADACTWSSGASSCSSTTPSPSNNSSSWLSQELDSASQERLKWVQKNYMIYNYCSDTKRFPQGLPPECSA